A region from the Drosophila takahashii strain IR98-3 E-12201 chromosome 2L, DtakHiC1v2, whole genome shotgun sequence genome encodes:
- the Fic gene encoding protein adenylyltransferase Fic isoform X3 — MVKDAEQSSPASPAQQKEDSNPPIWRVRKQRRAHLYLLVLFCIAGSLAAWLFHALTSLNLSWKLPQLYHLPTAHFLQTRDEFALYSVEELNAFREFYDKSISDSVGASYTEAEQTNIKEALGALRMAQDMYRAGKDDKAARLFEHALALSPRHPEVLLRYGEFLEHRQLNIVLADQYYFQALTINPTNSEALANRQRTADVVHNLDERRLESLDSKRDALSAIHESNAALRRAKKEAYFQHIYHSVGIEGNTMTLAQTRSVLETRMAVEGKSIDEHNEILGMDLAMKYINASLVQKMEITIKDIIELHRRVLGHVDPIEGGEFRRTQVYVGGHIPPGPGDLSLLMQRLERWLNSERSNEMHPVK; from the exons ATGGTCAAGGACGCAGAGCAGTCTAGTCCTGCATCACCTGCTCAGCAGAAAGAAGATTCCAATCCGCCAATCTGGAGGGTACGGAAGCAGAGGAGAGCGCACTTGTACCTATTAGTATTATTCTGCATTGCCGGCAGTCTGGCTGCCTGGTTGTTTCACGCCTTGACTTCCTTGAATCTGAGCTGGAAACTGCCGCAACTTTACCATCTTCCCACAGCCCACTTCTTGCAAACTCGGGATGAGTTCGCACTGTACTCCGTGGAGGAGCTTAACGCTTTCAGAGAGTTCTACGATAAGAGCATTAGCGATAGTGTCGGGGCCAGTTATACAGAGGCGGAGCAGACAAATATAAAGGAGGCTCTGGGGGCTCTTCGAATGGCCCAGGACATGTACCGTGCGGGAAAGGATGATAAAGCGGCGCGTTTATTCGAGCACGCTCTTGCTTTATCCCCCCGACACCCTGAAGTTCTGCTCCGGTACGGAGAGTTTCTTGAGCACAGGCAGCTTAACATTGTTCTGGCGGATCAGTACTACTTTCAGGCCCTAACTATCAATCCGACCAACTCCGAAGCGCTAGCCAACCGTCAGCGCACTGCTGACGTGGTGCATAATCTTGATGAGCGCCGTTTGGAGTCGCTAGACTCCAAAAGAGATGCTCTATCTGCCATCCACGAGTCCAACGCCGCTCTTCGGCGGGCTAAAAAAGAAGCCTACTTCCAGCACATCTACCACTCGGTAGGCATCGAGGGTAACACTATGACGCTGGCACAGACGAGGTCTGTCCTAGAAACTCGCATGGCTGTAGAAGGTAAATCAATCGACGAACACAACGAGATCTTAGGGATGGATCTAGCTATGAAGTACATTAATGCTAGTCTTGTGCAAAA AATGGAAATCACTATTAAGGACATCATCGAGCTGCATCGTCGAGTTCTAGGACATGTGGACCCAATTGAAGGGGGCGAATTTCGTCGTACTCAGGTGTATGTGGGGGGTCATATACCGCCCGGCCCGGGAGACCTTTCGCTGTTGATGCAGCGCTTGGAGAGATGGCTAAACTCGGAGCGTAGCAACGAAATGCATCCTGTCAA
- the Fic gene encoding protein adenylyltransferase Fic isoform X2 — MVKDAEQSSPASPAQQKEDSNPPIWRVRKQRRAHLYLLVLFCIAGSLAAWLFHALTSLNLSWKLPQLYHLPTAHFLQTRDEFALYSVEELNAFREFYDKSISDSVGASYTEAEQTNIKEALGALRMAQDMYRAGKDDKAARLFEHALALSPRHPEVLLRYGEFLEHRQLNIVLADQYYFQALTINPTNSEALANRQRTADVVHNLDERRLESLDSKRDALSAIHESNAALRRAKKEAYFQHIYHSVGIEGNTMTLAQTRSVLETRMAVEGKSIDEHNEILGMDLAMKYINASLVQKMEITIKDIIELHRRVLGHVDPIEGGEFRRTQVYVGGHIPPGPGDLSLLMQRLERWLNSERSNEMHPVNYHVAHFSARVA; from the exons ATGGTCAAGGACGCAGAGCAGTCTAGTCCTGCATCACCTGCTCAGCAGAAAGAAGATTCCAATCCGCCAATCTGGAGGGTACGGAAGCAGAGGAGAGCGCACTTGTACCTATTAGTATTATTCTGCATTGCCGGCAGTCTGGCTGCCTGGTTGTTTCACGCCTTGACTTCCTTGAATCTGAGCTGGAAACTGCCGCAACTTTACCATCTTCCCACAGCCCACTTCTTGCAAACTCGGGATGAGTTCGCACTGTACTCCGTGGAGGAGCTTAACGCTTTCAGAGAGTTCTACGATAAGAGCATTAGCGATAGTGTCGGGGCCAGTTATACAGAGGCGGAGCAGACAAATATAAAGGAGGCTCTGGGGGCTCTTCGAATGGCCCAGGACATGTACCGTGCGGGAAAGGATGATAAAGCGGCGCGTTTATTCGAGCACGCTCTTGCTTTATCCCCCCGACACCCTGAAGTTCTGCTCCGGTACGGAGAGTTTCTTGAGCACAGGCAGCTTAACATTGTTCTGGCGGATCAGTACTACTTTCAGGCCCTAACTATCAATCCGACCAACTCCGAAGCGCTAGCCAACCGTCAGCGCACTGCTGACGTGGTGCATAATCTTGATGAGCGCCGTTTGGAGTCGCTAGACTCCAAAAGAGATGCTCTATCTGCCATCCACGAGTCCAACGCCGCTCTTCGGCGGGCTAAAAAAGAAGCCTACTTCCAGCACATCTACCACTCGGTAGGCATCGAGGGTAACACTATGACGCTGGCACAGACGAGGTCTGTCCTAGAAACTCGCATGGCTGTAGAAGGTAAATCAATCGACGAACACAACGAGATCTTAGGGATGGATCTAGCTATGAAGTACATTAATGCTAGTCTTGTGCAAAA AATGGAAATCACTATTAAGGACATCATCGAGCTGCATCGTCGAGTTCTAGGACATGTGGACCCAATTGAAGGGGGCGAATTTCGTCGTACTCAGGTGTATGTGGGGGGTCATATACCGCCCGGCCCGGGAGACCTTTCGCTGTTGATGCAGCGCTTGGAGAGATGGCTAAACTCGGAGCGTAGCAACGAAATGCATCCTGTCAA